One part of the Brevundimonas subvibrioides ATCC 15264 genome encodes these proteins:
- a CDS encoding class II aldolase/adducin family protein — translation MADGAAQSLKSRVSAEEWQARVDLAALYRLVALHGWDDMIFTHISARVPGPEHHFLINPYGLYFEEITASSLVKVDLDGNIVQETQSFINPAGFTIHSAVHAAREDAHYVIHLHTVAGVGVAAQAEGLLPIGQNACLLQHQVAYHGYEGLALNHDERERLVADLGDKPLMLLRNHGTLAVGQTAAAAWVGMFFLERACAQQIAALSGGREHVLMAPDAAQAETKEQGKGIGFISSLAWPGALRLLERKSPGYDA, via the coding sequence ATGGCCGACGGTGCCGCCCAGAGCCTGAAGTCGCGTGTTTCGGCCGAAGAATGGCAGGCGCGCGTCGATCTGGCCGCCCTGTATCGCCTCGTCGCCCTGCACGGCTGGGACGATATGATCTTCACCCACATCTCCGCCCGCGTCCCGGGGCCGGAGCACCATTTCCTGATCAATCCGTACGGGCTCTACTTCGAGGAGATCACGGCCTCGTCGCTGGTGAAGGTCGATCTGGACGGCAATATCGTCCAGGAGACCCAGAGCTTCATCAATCCGGCCGGATTTACGATCCATTCGGCGGTCCATGCCGCCCGCGAGGACGCACACTACGTCATCCATCTGCACACCGTGGCGGGCGTGGGCGTGGCGGCGCAGGCGGAGGGCCTGCTGCCGATCGGCCAGAACGCCTGCCTGCTGCAGCATCAGGTCGCGTACCACGGCTACGAGGGCCTTGCGCTGAACCATGACGAGCGCGAACGGCTGGTGGCGGACCTTGGGGACAAGCCGCTGATGCTGTTGCGCAACCACGGGACGCTCGCGGTCGGCCAGACGGCGGCGGCGGCCTGGGTCGGGATGTTCTTCCTGGAGCGGGCCTGTGCCCAGCAGATCGCCGCCCTGTCGGGTGGGCGCGAGCATGTCCTGATGGCCCCCGACGCCGCCCAGGCCGAGACGAAGGAACAGGGCAAGGGCATTGGCTTCATCTCCAGCCTGGCCTGGCCGGGCGCGCTGCGGCTGCTGGAGCGGAAATCGCCCGGCTACGACGCCTGA
- a CDS encoding DUF2336 domain-containing protein, which yields MTAVIRLQTSQPSDAEALTSASRLLELARGKTTDDRRRLLLGIAALCDATPPGAEASPLLGDIFMIIARQAERDIRKALSESLASAEWAPPALIAMLALDEIEIARPVIAASPLLNDHDLLRVLVEATIEHQIEVARRPHISGSVADAIIDRGDPATLTALAANRTAQVSEDALGRLVEHSRRIAALRAPLTRHPRLNDALATQLYQWVGQALREAIGERFRVDESKLAVAIDAVTRPPLAEPKGIEEAVSIIDKEEMERRLVAKLQSAGQLRAGFLIRAIREKRLSLFEHGVTALGGFTLDQVRAAIVRPSPDALFLLCAAVGIDRAVFPAVLEEIRSMSDGWPGGGDVGYHGRMSLPPSAAAREFRALMGHVGG from the coding sequence GTGACCGCTGTCATCCGCCTGCAGACGTCCCAGCCTTCCGACGCCGAGGCTTTGACGTCCGCATCGCGACTGCTGGAACTCGCCCGCGGCAAGACCACGGATGACCGTCGCCGGCTGCTCCTCGGGATCGCCGCCCTGTGCGATGCGACGCCTCCGGGAGCCGAAGCCTCCCCCCTGCTCGGCGACATCTTCATGATCATCGCCCGCCAGGCCGAGCGCGATATCCGCAAGGCCCTGTCCGAAAGCCTGGCTTCGGCGGAGTGGGCCCCGCCGGCCCTGATCGCGATGCTGGCGCTGGACGAGATCGAGATCGCCCGCCCCGTCATCGCCGCCAGTCCGCTGCTGAACGATCACGATCTGCTGCGCGTCCTGGTCGAAGCGACCATCGAGCACCAGATCGAGGTGGCTCGCCGGCCGCACATCAGCGGCAGCGTCGCCGACGCCATCATCGACCGGGGCGACCCGGCCACCCTGACGGCCTTGGCCGCCAACCGGACCGCCCAGGTCAGCGAGGATGCCCTGGGTCGCCTGGTGGAACACTCTCGCCGCATCGCCGCCCTGCGCGCGCCCCTGACGCGTCACCCGCGCCTGAACGACGCCCTGGCGACACAGCTCTATCAATGGGTCGGTCAGGCCCTGCGCGAGGCGATCGGCGAACGGTTCAGAGTGGACGAGAGCAAGCTCGCCGTCGCGATCGACGCCGTCACCCGTCCCCCGCTGGCCGAACCGAAGGGGATCGAAGAGGCGGTCTCCATCATCGACAAGGAGGAGATGGAGCGTCGGCTGGTCGCCAAGCTGCAGAGCGCCGGACAACTGCGGGCCGGTTTTCTGATCCGTGCGATCCGTGAAAAACGCCTCAGCCTGTTCGAGCACGGCGTGACCGCGCTCGGGGGCTTCACCCTTGACCAGGTCCGGGCCGCGATCGTCCGACCCAGCCCGGATGCGCTGTTCCTGCTGTGCGCCGCCGTCGGCATCGATCGCGCCGTCTTCCCCGCCGTGCTGGAGGAGATCCGCTCCATGAGCGACGGCTGGCCGGGCGGCGGCGACGTCGGCTATCACGGACGCATGTCCCTCCCCCCCTCCGCAGCCGCGCGCGAGTTCCGCGCCCTGATGGGTCACGTCGGCGGCTGA
- a CDS encoding efflux RND transporter periplasmic adaptor subunit produces MIKRHFFLVAAAVVLGLMIVAAVMRVAFAGDEAGAGGPGGGRGGGRGQAVEAAVVVQRPFSDQINVLGVARGQRSVNITSSTSQLITRVLFRDGQRVAAGTPLVQLQAGEEEAGIIEARARVGLAETQYERYAALGEQGYAPRMMVEQYRAELATARATLQAALARQGDLSIRAPFAGTLGLSTVTAGTLISPGAVITTLDDTSVIRVDFPVPERYLGVLRSGLSITATADAYGNEQFSGRIALVDTRINETTRAVTARAEFPNPGGRIRPGMLMRVAIQQGQRQTPAVPEAAVQYEGDGAFVYRIAAGERGSTAQRVEVETGAVEGGYVEIVSGLNANDRVVAGGLNRIQPNAPVTVGGAGGAQRAGATAPTGAAARNAAAQPQAAAR; encoded by the coding sequence GTGATCAAACGTCATTTCTTCCTCGTCGCCGCGGCGGTGGTCCTGGGTCTCATGATCGTGGCCGCCGTGATGCGCGTGGCGTTTGCCGGCGACGAAGCGGGCGCGGGCGGCCCCGGTGGGGGCCGTGGCGGCGGTCGCGGGCAGGCCGTCGAGGCGGCTGTGGTCGTGCAGCGCCCCTTCAGCGACCAGATCAACGTGCTGGGCGTCGCGCGCGGTCAGCGCTCGGTCAACATCACCTCCAGCACCAGCCAGCTGATCACGCGCGTCTTGTTCCGGGACGGCCAGCGGGTCGCGGCCGGCACGCCGCTCGTCCAGTTGCAGGCCGGCGAGGAAGAGGCCGGCATCATCGAGGCGCGGGCCCGGGTCGGGCTGGCCGAGACGCAGTACGAACGCTACGCCGCGCTGGGCGAGCAGGGCTATGCTCCCCGGATGATGGTCGAGCAATACCGGGCCGAGCTGGCCACCGCCCGTGCCACGTTGCAGGCCGCGCTGGCGCGCCAGGGCGACCTTTCCATCCGCGCGCCCTTCGCCGGCACCCTTGGATTGTCCACGGTCACCGCAGGCACCCTGATCAGCCCCGGCGCGGTCATCACCACGCTGGACGACACCTCGGTGATCCGCGTCGATTTCCCGGTGCCGGAACGCTACCTCGGCGTGCTGCGGTCGGGGCTTTCGATCACGGCCACCGCGGACGCCTATGGCAACGAACAGTTCTCCGGGCGGATCGCGCTGGTGGATACCCGCATCAACGAGACGACCCGCGCGGTGACGGCGCGCGCCGAGTTCCCCAATCCGGGCGGACGCATCCGGCCGGGCATGCTGATGCGGGTGGCCATCCAGCAGGGCCAGCGCCAGACGCCCGCCGTGCCTGAAGCGGCCGTGCAGTATGAGGGCGACGGAGCCTTCGTGTATCGCATCGCGGCCGGCGAGCGGGGCTCCACGGCCCAGCGCGTCGAGGTCGAGACCGGGGCGGTCGAGGGCGGCTACGTCGAGATCGTATCGGGCCTGAACGCCAACGACCGGGTCGTCGCCGGCGGCCTGAACCGCATCCAGCCCAATGCGCCGGTGACGGTGGGTGGGGCCGGAGGCGCACAGCGGGCCGGAGCGACGGCACCGACTGGCGCGGCCGCTCGGAACGCCGCCGCTCAGCCGCAGGCGGCCGCGCGATGA